CATTAACTCCACCGTGTGCGCCGGGGCGGCACTGGCTGCCACCCAGGCCTACGCAGAAGACATCAACTGGCGGCAATTCGAAGGCACGTCCATCGTCTGGGCCTACGATATTCACCCCTATGCTGACGCTGTTGCGGCTCAACTGCCCGAGTTCGAGAAACTCACCGGCATCAAGGTGACGCCGGAGCTTTATCCGGATGATGCCTATTGGAATAAGCTAACGATCCAGCTCAGCACGAAATCGCCAAGCTGGGATGTCGTCGGCACGGGCATCCAGCCCGCCTGGGACCTTGCCCCGGGCCAACTGCTCGAACCGCTCGATCGCTATCTAAACGATTCAAAGCTCACCTCTGCAGCCTACGACTACAAGGACTTCTTCCCAGCCTTGCGCGAAGCGCTGACATGGAAGGTCAAGGAGGGCCAGATCGAGGCCGGCAGCGGGCAGGTCTGGGCGATCCCCCATGGCTTCGAGAACATCCAGTTGTTCTACCGCAAGGATGTGCTGGACAAGCACGGTATCAAAGTCCCGAGCACCCCGCCGGAGATGTCGGCCGCTTGTGAGAAACTCAAAGCTGCCGATCCCACCATCACGCCTCTCGGCGTTCGCGGCGTAAGGTTCTGGAGCAGCATCCACACGGCTGCGATCTCGATTGCGAGGTCCTATGGCGTGCACGATTTCGTCGTCAAAGACGGCAAACTCGACACGGGCCTGGATTCGCCAGAGTCGATCGCCTTCCACAAAGACTATGTCGACATGATCAAGAAATGCGCTGCTCCCTCCTTTGCCAATGACAATTGGTACCAGGTGGTCGAAGGGATCAATTCAGGGCGGACCGCCATGGCGATCGATTCCAACATGTTCGGTTTCTGGAACGACGTCGCCGGCAAGCCCGCCTCCGGCAAGATCGCCTTTGCACCACCGTTGCGCGCACCGAACGGCAAGAACTTCGAATCCAACATCTGGATCTGGTCTCTGGCCATGAACGCCGCCTCCCAGAAGAAGGGCGCGGCCTGGCTCTTCATCCAATGGGCGACCTCCAAGCAGGTCGAGCTGAACGGTGCCGTTGCGGGCAAGCTCGTCAACTCTCCGCGCGCATCGACCTGGAGCGACAAGGCCTGGCTCGAATACGCCGCAAAGCCTGAATTCAACAACTTCGTCGAGACGTTCAAGACTGTGCAGGACCAGGCGCAACTCGCCTTTACGGCCCGCGTCGGCTTCGCCGAGGCAATGAATGCCTGGGCGGTGGCGATGCAGAAGATGGTCAATGGAGCGGATGTGAAGGCAACGCTGACCGACCTTGCCTCCGAGATCCGTTCGTCGATGTGAAGTCCCAAAGGGGGTGGTAGGCTTGCATGCCGCCCCCTTGGATTTCGATGTCAGTTGAAATGTATTCTTCAGGATTAGACGCAATCGTGACGCTGCAGTCTTCAGTGAGCCAACTCGCTTCGGCGCAAGACGGCGCGGCCAAGAGTGCCAGCCCGCCGCGCCTTGACTGGTGGAGCATCGCCGCGATCGCGCCGGCGGTCTTGATCCTTCTTGGCTTTCTGTTCCTGTTCTTCTACGGCGTATTTCAGTCCCTGACGGATCTCAAGTTCGGCCGGCCACTGGTCCACTTTATTGGCCTTACCAATTACGCCGCGTTGATCAAGACAGACGACTTCTGGAATAGCGTCCGAGCAACACTTGTCTACGCTGGTTCAGCGGTCCTTGCGGAAGCCGTGCTCGGCGTTGCCCTCGCCAAGCTCTTTGCCACCGAAGTGTTCCTGGCACGCGTGATGCGGCCGGTCATTCTGTTGCCACTCGTGCTTCCGCCCATGAGCGTTGCCTTGATGTGGACGACGATGATGGATCCGCAGAGCGGCATCCTGAACTATCTGCTGTCGCTTGTAGGAATGGGCCGGTTTGCATGGATTTCTGATCCCGCGACAGCGATGATTTCCCTCGTCCTGATCGACATATGGACTTACACCCCCTTTTTCACGCTGATCATCTTCGCCGGCCTCCAGGGCATCAATGAGGAGATCAGGGAGGCCGCGCGCGTCAATGGTGCAAAGGGCTGGGCAACCTTCCTCTACATCGAGCTGCCGTTGATCGCGCCCTACATCCTGATTGCTGCGGTCTTCCGTCTGATCGAATCTCTCAATCAATTCGACATCATTTTCGGAACGACGCAAGGCGGTCCCGGCAACAGCACCTCCGTTCTTTCCGTGCGCGCCTACATCACCGCATTCCAGAACCTCGCCTTCGGCCGGGGCGCGGCCCTCATGGTCGTCAATTGGATCATCGTCCTGGCCGGAGCGTTCCTCACGGTCAAGTTGTGGCGATACGTCCGACAACGCGTTAGCTGAAGAGACGCGACATGCGCCTAAATCGCTCAGGATCGACAAATATCGCTCTCAATCTGCTGGTTGGCATCTGCGCGCTCACTCTCGCTTTTCCGCTGATCTGGATCCTGCTGATGTCGTTGAAACAGCAGGGCGAGGTCATGGCCTGGCCGCCCAAGTTCATCTTCTCGCCGACGCTTGAGAATTTCCGGGTGCTGTTCGACGCCGCGCAGGCCGGCGCGACAAGCTATGGCACCATCAAGGTTGATTTCCTCACGCCAGTGACAAATAGCGTCGCCATCGCGCTCGGATCTGTTTTCGTCTCAATGCTCCTTGGCGTGCCCGCCGGTTACGTTCTGGCAAGGCGAGACATCCCGATGAAGGAGGACATCGCCTTCTTCATTCTTGGCTTCAGGTTCGCCCCGGCCTTGCTCGTCGTCATCCCGCTCTTCAACGTGTTCCAGACCATCGGACTCTACGACACCTATCTCGGCATGATCTGGGTCTACCAGGTCGTCACGCTGCCTATGATCGTGTGGTTGAGCCGCTCCTACATCGAGGATATTCCAAAGGACATCGAGGAGGCTGCAGCGATGGACGGGGCCAAACCTGTCAGGGTCATTCTGCATATCGTGCTGCCGCTTCTCAAGCCCGGCCTGATCGGCGCCTCCTTGCTGATCTTTCTGCTGGCCTGGCACAACTTCGCGCTCGGCTTGATCCTGAGCTCCACCAAGGCGCCGGTGACCGTCGCGCTACTCAAGCTGCTCAATCCGGGGGTGCAGTTCTATCCCGTCATGGCTGCAGGACTGGTCGTTACCATGATCATTCCGGTGATCTTGATCGTGATGGGCCAGCGCCACCTCGAACGTGGTCTCACTTTCGGGGCAGTAAAATGAATCCCAGGCCCTTGATGTTCTTTGGAACGACCAATCTCGACCTCTGCTTCAATGTCGAGCGGCTGCCAACGCCGGGTGAAAGTTTGATGGGCAAATTGAACCGCAATCCTGGAGGGAAGGGCGCCAATCAAGCCGTAGCGGCCGCACGGCTTGGACTGAAGCCCCTATTCTACACCCGTCTTGGCGGGGACGAGGCTGGCCAGTCCCTCTTGCAGTCACTGCGCGAAGCCGGAGTCCGTGCTGAGGCCATCACCATTTGTGCCGGTGAGGTCTCCGGCTCGGCCCTCGTCCTGGTGGGAGACG
The window above is part of the Bradyrhizobium guangdongense genome. Proteins encoded here:
- a CDS encoding ABC transporter substrate-binding protein, with protein sequence MPRTLAVVCGHSAQLIKKALINSTVCAGAALAATQAYAEDINWRQFEGTSIVWAYDIHPYADAVAAQLPEFEKLTGIKVTPELYPDDAYWNKLTIQLSTKSPSWDVVGTGIQPAWDLAPGQLLEPLDRYLNDSKLTSAAYDYKDFFPALREALTWKVKEGQIEAGSGQVWAIPHGFENIQLFYRKDVLDKHGIKVPSTPPEMSAACEKLKAADPTITPLGVRGVRFWSSIHTAAISIARSYGVHDFVVKDGKLDTGLDSPESIAFHKDYVDMIKKCAAPSFANDNWYQVVEGINSGRTAMAIDSNMFGFWNDVAGKPASGKIAFAPPLRAPNGKNFESNIWIWSLAMNAASQKKGAAWLFIQWATSKQVELNGAVAGKLVNSPRASTWSDKAWLEYAAKPEFNNFVETFKTVQDQAQLAFTARVGFAEAMNAWAVAMQKMVNGADVKATLTDLASEIRSSM
- a CDS encoding carbohydrate ABC transporter permease; its protein translation is MTLQSSVSQLASAQDGAAKSASPPRLDWWSIAAIAPAVLILLGFLFLFFYGVFQSLTDLKFGRPLVHFIGLTNYAALIKTDDFWNSVRATLVYAGSAVLAEAVLGVALAKLFATEVFLARVMRPVILLPLVLPPMSVALMWTTMMDPQSGILNYLLSLVGMGRFAWISDPATAMISLVLIDIWTYTPFFTLIIFAGLQGINEEIREAARVNGAKGWATFLYIELPLIAPYILIAAVFRLIESLNQFDIIFGTTQGGPGNSTSVLSVRAYITAFQNLAFGRGAALMVVNWIIVLAGAFLTVKLWRYVRQRVS
- a CDS encoding carbohydrate ABC transporter permease yields the protein MRLNRSGSTNIALNLLVGICALTLAFPLIWILLMSLKQQGEVMAWPPKFIFSPTLENFRVLFDAAQAGATSYGTIKVDFLTPVTNSVAIALGSVFVSMLLGVPAGYVLARRDIPMKEDIAFFILGFRFAPALLVVIPLFNVFQTIGLYDTYLGMIWVYQVVTLPMIVWLSRSYIEDIPKDIEEAAAMDGAKPVRVILHIVLPLLKPGLIGASLLIFLLAWHNFALGLILSSTKAPVTVALLKLLNPGVQFYPVMAAGLVVTMIIPVILIVMGQRHLERGLTFGAVK